In the genome of Magnolia sinica isolate HGM2019 chromosome 2, MsV1, whole genome shotgun sequence, one region contains:
- the LOC131236458 gene encoding beta-1,3-galactosyltransferase 7-like isoform X2, producing the protein MKVRYNEKKVSPRWIIILCISSFVLGMLFTNRFWPSSEPNGQVIARHRKEQELQLVAEDCSTKRLGEDKDIMVEVSKTHEAIQSLDKTISTLQMELAATRSAQEMASLGGSPLISRISRDGSPKKKAFVVIGINTAFSSRRRRDSLRETWLPQGEKLQQMEKEKGIVVRFMIGHSATSNSILDRAIDSEEAQHGDFLRLEHVEGYHELSAKTKAFFATAVAKWDAEFYVKVDDDVHVNLGMLAATLAHHRSKPRIYIGCMKSGPVLAQKNVKYHEPEYWKFGEEGNKYFRHATGQIYAISKDLATYISINQPILHKYANEDVSLGSWFIGLEVEHIDERNMCCGTPPDCEWKAQAGNVCVASFDWSCSGICKSVEKIKFVHERCGEGDGAVWSALF; encoded by the exons atgaaggttcGATACAACGAGAAGAAGGTATCTCCCCGATGGATTATTATTCTATGCATCTCAAGCTTTGTTCTTGGAATGCTTTTCACGAacag GTTTTGGCCTTCCTCCGAACCGAACGGTCAGGTGATCGCCCGGCACCGGAAAGAGCAAGAGCTACAACTCGTGGCGGAGGATTGTTCAACAAAACGG CTTGGAGAAGATAAAGATATAATGGTAGAGGTTTCGAAGACCCATGAAGCGATTCA AAGTTTGGATAAGACAATTTCAACGCTTCAGATGGAGCTGGCTGCCACTCGAAGTGCCCAGGAGATGGCGAGCCTCGGCGGTTCTCCCCTCATCTCGAGAATTTCTCGAGACGGCTCGCCAAAGAAGAAGGCGTTTGTTGTGATCGGGATAAATACTGCATTTAGTAGCAGGAGGAGGAGGGACTCTTTAAGGGAGACATGGTTGCCTCAAG GAGAGAAGCTCCAGCAAATGGAGAAAGAGAAGGGAATTGTTGTCCGGTTCATGATTGGCCAcag CGCTACATCCAATAGCATTTTAGATCGAGCTATCGATTCAGAAGAGGCTCAGCATGGTGACTTTCTCCGATTG GAGCATGTCGAAGGGTATCACGAACTGTCTGCCAAAACAAAGGCCTTTTTTGCCACTGCAGTTGCAAAATGGGATGCTGAGTTCTACGTCAAGGTGGATGATGATGTCCATGTCAACTTAG GTATGCTAGCTGCAACGCTTGCCCATCACAGATCAAAGCCCAGAATCTACATAGGATGCATGAAGTCTGGACCAGTTCTTGCACAAAA AAATGTGAAGTATCATGAACCTGAATACTGGAAATTCGGAGAGGAAGGGAACAAATACTTCCGGCATGCAACTGGGCAGATTTATGCCATCTCAAAGGACTTGGCCACGTACATTTCAATCAATCA GCCCATATTGCATAAATATGCCAATGAAGATGTGTCACTGGGCTCTTGGTTTATTGGACTCGAAGTTGAACACATTGATGAGCGCAACATGTGCTGTGGGACTCCACCAG ATTGCGAGTGGAAAGCACAGGCAGGAAATGTTTGTGTTGCATCATTCGATTGGAGTTGCAGTGGGATCTGCAAATCAGTGGAGAAGATCAAATTTGTTCATGAGAGGTGTGGTGAAGGAGATGGAGCTGTTTGGAGTGCTTTGTTCTGA
- the LOC131236458 gene encoding beta-1,3-galactosyltransferase 7-like isoform X1 — protein sequence MKVRYNEKKVSPRWIIILCISSFVLGMLFTNRFWPSSEPNGQVIARHRKEQELQLVAEDCSTKRKLGEDKDIMVEVSKTHEAIQSLDKTISTLQMELAATRSAQEMASLGGSPLISRISRDGSPKKKAFVVIGINTAFSSRRRRDSLRETWLPQGEKLQQMEKEKGIVVRFMIGHSATSNSILDRAIDSEEAQHGDFLRLEHVEGYHELSAKTKAFFATAVAKWDAEFYVKVDDDVHVNLGMLAATLAHHRSKPRIYIGCMKSGPVLAQKNVKYHEPEYWKFGEEGNKYFRHATGQIYAISKDLATYISINQPILHKYANEDVSLGSWFIGLEVEHIDERNMCCGTPPDCEWKAQAGNVCVASFDWSCSGICKSVEKIKFVHERCGEGDGAVWSALF from the exons atgaaggttcGATACAACGAGAAGAAGGTATCTCCCCGATGGATTATTATTCTATGCATCTCAAGCTTTGTTCTTGGAATGCTTTTCACGAacag GTTTTGGCCTTCCTCCGAACCGAACGGTCAGGTGATCGCCCGGCACCGGAAAGAGCAAGAGCTACAACTCGTGGCGGAGGATTGTTCAACAAAACGG AAGCTTGGAGAAGATAAAGATATAATGGTAGAGGTTTCGAAGACCCATGAAGCGATTCA AAGTTTGGATAAGACAATTTCAACGCTTCAGATGGAGCTGGCTGCCACTCGAAGTGCCCAGGAGATGGCGAGCCTCGGCGGTTCTCCCCTCATCTCGAGAATTTCTCGAGACGGCTCGCCAAAGAAGAAGGCGTTTGTTGTGATCGGGATAAATACTGCATTTAGTAGCAGGAGGAGGAGGGACTCTTTAAGGGAGACATGGTTGCCTCAAG GAGAGAAGCTCCAGCAAATGGAGAAAGAGAAGGGAATTGTTGTCCGGTTCATGATTGGCCAcag CGCTACATCCAATAGCATTTTAGATCGAGCTATCGATTCAGAAGAGGCTCAGCATGGTGACTTTCTCCGATTG GAGCATGTCGAAGGGTATCACGAACTGTCTGCCAAAACAAAGGCCTTTTTTGCCACTGCAGTTGCAAAATGGGATGCTGAGTTCTACGTCAAGGTGGATGATGATGTCCATGTCAACTTAG GTATGCTAGCTGCAACGCTTGCCCATCACAGATCAAAGCCCAGAATCTACATAGGATGCATGAAGTCTGGACCAGTTCTTGCACAAAA AAATGTGAAGTATCATGAACCTGAATACTGGAAATTCGGAGAGGAAGGGAACAAATACTTCCGGCATGCAACTGGGCAGATTTATGCCATCTCAAAGGACTTGGCCACGTACATTTCAATCAATCA GCCCATATTGCATAAATATGCCAATGAAGATGTGTCACTGGGCTCTTGGTTTATTGGACTCGAAGTTGAACACATTGATGAGCGCAACATGTGCTGTGGGACTCCACCAG ATTGCGAGTGGAAAGCACAGGCAGGAAATGTTTGTGTTGCATCATTCGATTGGAGTTGCAGTGGGATCTGCAAATCAGTGGAGAAGATCAAATTTGTTCATGAGAGGTGTGGTGAAGGAGATGGAGCTGTTTGGAGTGCTTTGTTCTGA